The following are encoded together in the Strix uralensis isolate ZFMK-TIS-50842 chromosome 38, bStrUra1, whole genome shotgun sequence genome:
- the DNMT1 gene encoding DNA (cytosine-5)-methyltransferase 1 isoform X2: MPARAAPLPPAPLPAELRRRLQDLERDEDALSEKECVREKLSLIHGFLQADVQNQLSELEAKLRCEELSEERYLAKVKALLHQELSAENGDAAPLLRASNGCSKNGAYGSDEDSERAGPDGEEDSAMEMEEAATSSSSSSLPTPRARKARRSRSNGESKKSPASSRVTRSSGRQPTILSMFSKGSNKRKSEEVNGEVKPEVMMSVEKEEEELEEKEQDEKRIKMETKEGLEIKDEITQVKTTTPAKTTPPKCVDCRQYLDDPDLKFFQGDPDDALEEPEMLTDERLSIFDANEDGFESYEDLPQHKVTSFSVYDKRGHLCPFDTGLIERNIELYFSGAVKPIYDDNPCLDGGVRAKKLGPINAWWITGFDGGEKALIGFTTAFADYILMEPSEEYAPIFALMQEKIYMSKIVVEFLQNNCDVSYEDLLNKIETTVPPAGLNFNRFTEDSLLRHAQFVVEQVESYDEAGDSDEPPVLITPCMRDLIKLAGVTLGKRRAVRRQAIRHPTKIDKDKGPTKATTTKLVYLIFDTFFSEQIEKDEKEDDKENAMKRRRCGVCEVCQQPECGKCKACQNMVKFGGSGRSKQACLQRRCPNLAVREADEDEEVDDNIPEMPSPKKMLQGRKKKQNKSRISWVGEPVKSDGKKDYYQRVCIDSETLEVGDCVSVSPDDPTKPLYLARVTAMWEDSSGQMFHAHWFCPGSDTVLGATSDPLELFLVDECEDMQLSYIHGKVKVIYKAPSENWSMEGGLDTEIKMVEDDGRTYFYQMWYDQEYARFESPPKTQPTEDNKYKFCMSCTRLDEVRHKEIPKVAEPLEEGDGKMFYAVATKNGVQYRVGDGVYLLPEAFSFSMKPASPAKRPKKEAVDEELHPEHYRKYSEYIKGSNLDAPDPYRVGRIKEIFCNIRSNGKPNEADIKLRICKFYRPENTHKSMKASYHADINLLYWSDEETTVDFRAVQGRCTVVYGEDLTESIQDYSAGGLDRFYFLEAYNAKSKSFEDPPNHARSSGNKGKGKGKGKGKGKGKSSVSCEQSEQEPPELKVPKLRTLDVFSGCGGLSEGFHQAGVSETLWAIEMWEPAAQAFRLNNPGTTVFTEDCNVLLKLVMSGEKTNSLGQKLPQKGDVEMLCGGPPCQGFSGMNRFNSRTYSKFKNSLVVSFLSYCDYYRPRFFLLENVRNFVSFKRSMVLKLTLRCLVRMGYQCTFGVLQAGQYGVAQTRRRAIVLAAAPGEKLPMFPEPLHVFAPRACQLSVVVDDKKFVSNITRTYSGPFRTITVRDTMSDLPEVRNGASALEISYNGEPQSWFQRQIRGSQYQPILRDHICKDMSALVAARMRHIPLAPGSDWRDLPNIEVRLSDGTTTRKLRYTHHEKKNGRSSSGALRGVCSCAEGKPCDPADRQFNTLIPWCLPHTGNRHNHWAGLYGRLEWDGFFSTTVTNPEPMGKQGRVLHPEQHRVVSVRECARSQGFPDTYRLFGNILDKHRQVGNAVPPPLAKAIGLEIKSCVLAKLREDTAETSAPEKMETMETAD, from the exons atgccggcccgggccgccccgctgcccccggccccgctgcccgccgagCTGCGCCGACG GCTGCAGGACTTGGAGAGGGATGAAGACGCCCTGAGCGAGAAG GAGTGCGTCCGGGAGAAGCTGAGCCTCATCCACGGCTTCCTCCAAGCCGATGTCCAGAACCAGTTGAGCGAGCTGGAAGCCAAACTCCGCTGCGAGGAGCTGTCGGAG GAGAGGTACCTGGCCAAGGTGAAAGCCCTCCTGCACCAAGAGCTGTCGGCGGAGAATGGAGACGCGGCGCCACTGCTGCGGGCGTCCAACGGCTGCTCCAAAAACGGCGCCTACGGGAGCGACGAGGACTCGGAGCGAGCGGGACCCGATGGGGAAGAAGACAGCGCGATGGAGATGGAGGAAGCAGcgacctcttcctcctcttcctcgctccCCACGCCACGGGCGCGCAAGGCCAGGAGGAGCCGATCCAACGGGGAGAGCAAAA AGTCTCCCGCCAGTTCCCGGGTCACCCGCAGCTCTGGCCGGCAGCCGACCATCCTGAGCATGTTCTCCAAAGG GTCCAACAAACGGAAATCGGAGGAGGTGAACGGGGAGGTGAAGCCGGAGGTGATGATGAGtgtggagaaggaggaagaggagctggaggagaag GAACAAGATGAGAAAAGGATTAAAATGGAAACCAAAGAAGG GTTGGAGATAAAAGATGAAATTACTCAGGTTAAAACTACAACACCTGCTAAA ACCACCCCCCCCAAGTGCGTCGACTGCCGACAGTACCTCGATGATCCCGACCTCAAATTCTTCCAAGGGGATCCTGATGATGCC ctggaggagccgGAGATGCTGACGGATGAGCGCTTGAGCATTTTTGACGCTAATGAAGATGGTTTTGAGAGCTACGAGGACCTGCCGCAGCACAAAGTCACCTCTTTTAG CGTCTACGACAAGCGAGGTCACTTGTGCCCCTTTGACACCGGCCTGATCGAGAGGAACATCGAGCTGTACTTCAGCGGTGCCGTGAAGCCCATCTACGATGATAACCCTTGTCTGGACG GTGGGGTGAGAGCCAAGAAGTTGGGACCCATAAATGCCTGGTGGATCACAGGGTTCGACGGAGGGGAGAAAGCTTTGATCGGCTTCACCACGG CCTTTGCGGATTACATCCTGATGGAGCCCAGCGAGGAGTACGCTCCCATCTTCGCCCTCATGCAAGAGAAGATTTACATGAGTAAAATCGTCGTCGAGTTCCTGCAGAACAACTGCGACGTCAGCTACGAGGATCTGCTCAACAAAATCGAG ACCACCGTACCTCCCGCGGGGCTGAACTTCAACCGCTTCACAGAGGACTCGCTCCTGCGACACGCCCAGTTCGTGGTGGAGCAGGTGGAGAGCTACGACGAAGCCGGGGACAGCGACGAACCCCCCGTCCTCATCACGCCCTGCATGAGGGACTTGATCAAGCTGGCTGGAGTCACCCTGGGGAAGAG GCGAGCTGTCAGGCGGCAGGCCATCCGGCACCCCACCAAAATAGACAAGGACAAGGGTCCCACCAAAGCCACCACCACCAAGCTGGTGTACCTCATCTTCGACACCTTCTTCTCGGAGCAGATTGAGAAGGACGAGAAGGAAGATGACAAGGAGAATGCCATGAAGCGCCGGCGCTGCGGCGTCTGCGAG GTCTGCCAGCAGCCCGAGTGCGGGAAGTGCAAAGCTTGCCAGAACATGGTGAAGTTTGGGGGCAGCGGGCGGAGTAAGCAGGCTTGTTTGCAGAGGAG gtgTCCCAACCTGGCTGTGCGGGAAGCCGATGAGGACGAGGAGGTGGATGACAACATCCCCGAGATGCCATCGCCCAAGAAGATGCTGCAGGGCcggaagaagaagcagaacaagAGCCGTATCTCCTGGGTGGGGGAGCCCGTCAAG AGTGATGGGAAGAAGGACTACTACCAGAGGGTCTGCATTGACTCGGAGACGCTGGAGGTGGGAGATTGTGTCTCTGTCAGCCCTGACGATCCCACCAAGCCGCTGTACCTCGCCAG ggtGACAGCCATGTGGGAGGACAGCAGTGGCCAGATGTTCCACGCGCACTGGTTCTGCCCCGGCTCGGACACCGTCCTGGGGGCCACCTCTGACCCCCTGGAGCTGTTTTTGGTGGATGAGTGCGAGGACATGCAGCTCTCCTACATCCACGGCAAGGTCAAAGTCATCTACAAGGCGCCCTCGGAGAACTGGTCCATGGAG GGCGGGCTGGACACGGAGATCAAGATGGTGGAAGACGACGGGAGAACTTATTTTTATCAGATGTGGTACGACCAGGAGTATGCTCGGTTTGAGTCCCCGCCGAAAACTCAGCCCACGGAAGACAACAAATACAA GTTCTGCATGAGCTGCACACGCCTGGACGAGGTCAGGCACAAGGAGATCCCCAAAGTGGCCGAGCCCCTGGAGGAAGGGGACGGAAAGATGTTCTACGCTGTGGCCACCAAGAACGGAGTGCAGTACAGGGTGGGAGATGGCGTCTACCTCCTGCCAGAAGCCTTTTCCTTCAG caTGAAACCCGCCAGCCCGGCCAAGCGCCCCAAAAAGGAGGCGGTGGACGAGGAGCTGCACCCGGAGCACTACCGCAAGTACTCGGAGTACATCAAGGGCAGCAACCTGGATGCTCCGGACCCTTATCGCGTGGGCCGCATCAAAGAGATCTTCTGCAACATCCGCAGCAATGGCAAACCCAACGAGGCCGACATCAAGCTGCGCATCTGCAAGTTTTACAG GCCCGAAAACACGCACAAGTCCATGAAAGCCAGCTACCACGCAGACATCAACCTCCTGTACTGGAGCGACGAGGAGACGACGGTGGACTTCCGCGCCGTGCAGGGCCGTTGCACGGTGGTGTACGGGGAGGATCTGACAGAGAGCATCCAGGACTACTCCGCCGGCGGGCTCGACCGCTTTTACTTCTTGGAG GCTTACAACGCAAAAAGCAAGAGCTTTGAAGATCCTCCCAACCACGCTCGGAGCTCTGGCAataaagggaaggggaaggggaaagggaagg GCAAAGGCAAAGGGAAGTCATCGGTGAGCTGCGAGCAGAGCGAGCAGGAGCCGCCTGAGCTGAAGGTCCCCAAGCTGCGGACCCTGGATGTCTTCTCTGGCTGCGGAGGGTTGTCCGAGGGCTTTCACCAGGCAG GTGTGTCGGAGACGCTCTGGGCCATTGAGATGTGGGAACCGGCCGCCCAGGCTTTCCGGCTGAACAACCCCGGCACTACCGTCTTCACGGAGGATTGCAACGTCCTGCTGAAGCTGGTCATGTCGGGCGAGAAGACCAACTCGCTGGGGCAGAAGCTGCCGCAGAAGGGGGACGTGGAGATGCTGTGCGGTGGTCCCCCGTGCCAGGGCTTCAGCGGCATGAACCGCTTCAACTCCCGCACCTACTCCAAGTTCAAGAACTCCCTGGTGGTCTCGTTCCTCAG CTACTGCGACTACTACAGACCACGGTTCTTCCTTCTGGAGAACGTCAGGAACTTTGTGTCCTTCAAGCGTTCCATGGTGCTAAAACTCACCTTGCGCTGCCTTGTCCGCATGGGTTACCAGTGCACCTTTGGGGTCCTACAG GCTGGCCAGTACGGCGTGGCCCAGACGCGGCGGAGAGCCATTGTCCTTGCCGCGGCTCCCGGCGAGAAGCTGCCCATGTTCCCCGAGCCTTTGCACGTGTTCGCGCCCCGTGCCTGTCAGCTGAGTGTTGTGGTGGACGACAAGAAGTTTGTTAGCAATATCACCCG GACGTATTCCGGCCCCTTCCGCACCATCACTGTGCGGGACACCATGTCCGACCTGCCGGAGGTCAGGAACGGTGCCTCCGCCTTGGAGATCTCCTACAACGGCGAGccccagtcctggttccagcggCAGATCCGGGGCTCTCAGTATCAGCCCATCCTCAGGGACCACATCTGCAAG GACATGAGTGCCCTGGTTGCAGCCCGGATGAGACACATCCCCTTGGCCCCCGGTTCCGATTGGCGTGACCTGCCCAACATCGAGGTGCGGCTGTCGGATGGCACGACCACGCGCAAGCTGCGGTACACGCACCACGAGAAGAAAAACGGCCGCAGCAGCTCCGGGGCGCTGCGGGGGGTCTGCTCCTGCGCCGAAG GCAAGCCTTGTGACCCCGCCGACCGGCAATTCAACACCCTCATCCCCTGGTGCCTGCCCCATACCGGCAACCGGCACAACCACTGGGCTGGGCTCTACGGGCGCCTGGAGTGGGACGGCTTCTTCAGCACCACCGTCACCAACCCTGAGCCCATGGGCAAGCAG GGGCGGGTGCTGCACCCCGAGCAGCACCGGGTGGTGAGTGTGAGGGAGTGCGCCCGCTCCCAGGGCTTCCCCGATACCTACCGCCTCTTCGGGAACATCCTCGACAAGCACAGACAG GTCGGTAACGCAGTGCCTCCTCCTCTAGCCAAAGCCATCGGGCTGGAGATCAAGTCGTGTGTGTTGGCGAAGCTGAGAGAAGACACGGCGG
- the DNMT1 gene encoding DNA (cytosine-5)-methyltransferase 1 isoform X1, whose product MPARAAPLPPAPLPAELRRRLQDLERDEDALSEKECVREKLSLIHGFLQADVQNQLSELEAKLRCEELSEERYLAKVKALLHQELSAENGDAAPLLRASNGCSKNGAYGSDEDSERAGPDGEEDSAMEMEEAATSSSSSSLPTPRARKARRSRSNGESKKSPASSRVTRSSGRQPTILSMFSKGSNKRKSEEVNGEVKPEVMMSVEKEEEELEEKEQDEKRIKMETKEGLEIKDEITQVKTTTPAKTTPPKCVDCRQYLDDPDLKFFQGDPDDALEEPEMLTDERLSIFDANEDGFESYEDLPQHKVTSFSVYDKRGHLCPFDTGLIERNIELYFSGAVKPIYDDNPCLDGGVRAKKLGPINAWWITGFDGGEKALIGFTTAFADYILMEPSEEYAPIFALMQEKIYMSKIVVEFLQNNCDVSYEDLLNKIETTVPPAGLNFNRFTEDSLLRHAQFVVEQVESYDEAGDSDEPPVLITPCMRDLIKLAGVTLGKRRAVRRQAIRHPTKIDKDKGPTKATTTKLVYLIFDTFFSEQIEKDEKEDDKENAMKRRRCGVCEVCQQPECGKCKACQNMVKFGGSGRSKQACLQRRCPNLAVREADEDEEVDDNIPEMPSPKKMLQGRKKKQNKSRISWVGEPVKSDGKKDYYQRVCIDSETLEVGDCVSVSPDDPTKPLYLARVTAMWEDSSGQMFHAHWFCPGSDTVLGATSDPLELFLVDECEDMQLSYIHGKVKVIYKAPSENWSMEQGGLDTEIKMVEDDGRTYFYQMWYDQEYARFESPPKTQPTEDNKYKFCMSCTRLDEVRHKEIPKVAEPLEEGDGKMFYAVATKNGVQYRVGDGVYLLPEAFSFSMKPASPAKRPKKEAVDEELHPEHYRKYSEYIKGSNLDAPDPYRVGRIKEIFCNIRSNGKPNEADIKLRICKFYRPENTHKSMKASYHADINLLYWSDEETTVDFRAVQGRCTVVYGEDLTESIQDYSAGGLDRFYFLEAYNAKSKSFEDPPNHARSSGNKGKGKGKGKGKGKGKSSVSCEQSEQEPPELKVPKLRTLDVFSGCGGLSEGFHQAGVSETLWAIEMWEPAAQAFRLNNPGTTVFTEDCNVLLKLVMSGEKTNSLGQKLPQKGDVEMLCGGPPCQGFSGMNRFNSRTYSKFKNSLVVSFLSYCDYYRPRFFLLENVRNFVSFKRSMVLKLTLRCLVRMGYQCTFGVLQAGQYGVAQTRRRAIVLAAAPGEKLPMFPEPLHVFAPRACQLSVVVDDKKFVSNITRTYSGPFRTITVRDTMSDLPEVRNGASALEISYNGEPQSWFQRQIRGSQYQPILRDHICKDMSALVAARMRHIPLAPGSDWRDLPNIEVRLSDGTTTRKLRYTHHEKKNGRSSSGALRGVCSCAEGKPCDPADRQFNTLIPWCLPHTGNRHNHWAGLYGRLEWDGFFSTTVTNPEPMGKQGRVLHPEQHRVVSVRECARSQGFPDTYRLFGNILDKHRQVGNAVPPPLAKAIGLEIKSCVLAKLREDTAETSAPEKMETMETAD is encoded by the exons atgccggcccgggccgccccgctgcccccggccccgctgcccgccgagCTGCGCCGACG GCTGCAGGACTTGGAGAGGGATGAAGACGCCCTGAGCGAGAAG GAGTGCGTCCGGGAGAAGCTGAGCCTCATCCACGGCTTCCTCCAAGCCGATGTCCAGAACCAGTTGAGCGAGCTGGAAGCCAAACTCCGCTGCGAGGAGCTGTCGGAG GAGAGGTACCTGGCCAAGGTGAAAGCCCTCCTGCACCAAGAGCTGTCGGCGGAGAATGGAGACGCGGCGCCACTGCTGCGGGCGTCCAACGGCTGCTCCAAAAACGGCGCCTACGGGAGCGACGAGGACTCGGAGCGAGCGGGACCCGATGGGGAAGAAGACAGCGCGATGGAGATGGAGGAAGCAGcgacctcttcctcctcttcctcgctccCCACGCCACGGGCGCGCAAGGCCAGGAGGAGCCGATCCAACGGGGAGAGCAAAA AGTCTCCCGCCAGTTCCCGGGTCACCCGCAGCTCTGGCCGGCAGCCGACCATCCTGAGCATGTTCTCCAAAGG GTCCAACAAACGGAAATCGGAGGAGGTGAACGGGGAGGTGAAGCCGGAGGTGATGATGAGtgtggagaaggaggaagaggagctggaggagaag GAACAAGATGAGAAAAGGATTAAAATGGAAACCAAAGAAGG GTTGGAGATAAAAGATGAAATTACTCAGGTTAAAACTACAACACCTGCTAAA ACCACCCCCCCCAAGTGCGTCGACTGCCGACAGTACCTCGATGATCCCGACCTCAAATTCTTCCAAGGGGATCCTGATGATGCC ctggaggagccgGAGATGCTGACGGATGAGCGCTTGAGCATTTTTGACGCTAATGAAGATGGTTTTGAGAGCTACGAGGACCTGCCGCAGCACAAAGTCACCTCTTTTAG CGTCTACGACAAGCGAGGTCACTTGTGCCCCTTTGACACCGGCCTGATCGAGAGGAACATCGAGCTGTACTTCAGCGGTGCCGTGAAGCCCATCTACGATGATAACCCTTGTCTGGACG GTGGGGTGAGAGCCAAGAAGTTGGGACCCATAAATGCCTGGTGGATCACAGGGTTCGACGGAGGGGAGAAAGCTTTGATCGGCTTCACCACGG CCTTTGCGGATTACATCCTGATGGAGCCCAGCGAGGAGTACGCTCCCATCTTCGCCCTCATGCAAGAGAAGATTTACATGAGTAAAATCGTCGTCGAGTTCCTGCAGAACAACTGCGACGTCAGCTACGAGGATCTGCTCAACAAAATCGAG ACCACCGTACCTCCCGCGGGGCTGAACTTCAACCGCTTCACAGAGGACTCGCTCCTGCGACACGCCCAGTTCGTGGTGGAGCAGGTGGAGAGCTACGACGAAGCCGGGGACAGCGACGAACCCCCCGTCCTCATCACGCCCTGCATGAGGGACTTGATCAAGCTGGCTGGAGTCACCCTGGGGAAGAG GCGAGCTGTCAGGCGGCAGGCCATCCGGCACCCCACCAAAATAGACAAGGACAAGGGTCCCACCAAAGCCACCACCACCAAGCTGGTGTACCTCATCTTCGACACCTTCTTCTCGGAGCAGATTGAGAAGGACGAGAAGGAAGATGACAAGGAGAATGCCATGAAGCGCCGGCGCTGCGGCGTCTGCGAG GTCTGCCAGCAGCCCGAGTGCGGGAAGTGCAAAGCTTGCCAGAACATGGTGAAGTTTGGGGGCAGCGGGCGGAGTAAGCAGGCTTGTTTGCAGAGGAG gtgTCCCAACCTGGCTGTGCGGGAAGCCGATGAGGACGAGGAGGTGGATGACAACATCCCCGAGATGCCATCGCCCAAGAAGATGCTGCAGGGCcggaagaagaagcagaacaagAGCCGTATCTCCTGGGTGGGGGAGCCCGTCAAG AGTGATGGGAAGAAGGACTACTACCAGAGGGTCTGCATTGACTCGGAGACGCTGGAGGTGGGAGATTGTGTCTCTGTCAGCCCTGACGATCCCACCAAGCCGCTGTACCTCGCCAG ggtGACAGCCATGTGGGAGGACAGCAGTGGCCAGATGTTCCACGCGCACTGGTTCTGCCCCGGCTCGGACACCGTCCTGGGGGCCACCTCTGACCCCCTGGAGCTGTTTTTGGTGGATGAGTGCGAGGACATGCAGCTCTCCTACATCCACGGCAAGGTCAAAGTCATCTACAAGGCGCCCTCGGAGAACTGGTCCATGGAG CAGGGCGGGCTGGACACGGAGATCAAGATGGTGGAAGACGACGGGAGAACTTATTTTTATCAGATGTGGTACGACCAGGAGTATGCTCGGTTTGAGTCCCCGCCGAAAACTCAGCCCACGGAAGACAACAAATACAA GTTCTGCATGAGCTGCACACGCCTGGACGAGGTCAGGCACAAGGAGATCCCCAAAGTGGCCGAGCCCCTGGAGGAAGGGGACGGAAAGATGTTCTACGCTGTGGCCACCAAGAACGGAGTGCAGTACAGGGTGGGAGATGGCGTCTACCTCCTGCCAGAAGCCTTTTCCTTCAG caTGAAACCCGCCAGCCCGGCCAAGCGCCCCAAAAAGGAGGCGGTGGACGAGGAGCTGCACCCGGAGCACTACCGCAAGTACTCGGAGTACATCAAGGGCAGCAACCTGGATGCTCCGGACCCTTATCGCGTGGGCCGCATCAAAGAGATCTTCTGCAACATCCGCAGCAATGGCAAACCCAACGAGGCCGACATCAAGCTGCGCATCTGCAAGTTTTACAG GCCCGAAAACACGCACAAGTCCATGAAAGCCAGCTACCACGCAGACATCAACCTCCTGTACTGGAGCGACGAGGAGACGACGGTGGACTTCCGCGCCGTGCAGGGCCGTTGCACGGTGGTGTACGGGGAGGATCTGACAGAGAGCATCCAGGACTACTCCGCCGGCGGGCTCGACCGCTTTTACTTCTTGGAG GCTTACAACGCAAAAAGCAAGAGCTTTGAAGATCCTCCCAACCACGCTCGGAGCTCTGGCAataaagggaaggggaaggggaaagggaagg GCAAAGGCAAAGGGAAGTCATCGGTGAGCTGCGAGCAGAGCGAGCAGGAGCCGCCTGAGCTGAAGGTCCCCAAGCTGCGGACCCTGGATGTCTTCTCTGGCTGCGGAGGGTTGTCCGAGGGCTTTCACCAGGCAG GTGTGTCGGAGACGCTCTGGGCCATTGAGATGTGGGAACCGGCCGCCCAGGCTTTCCGGCTGAACAACCCCGGCACTACCGTCTTCACGGAGGATTGCAACGTCCTGCTGAAGCTGGTCATGTCGGGCGAGAAGACCAACTCGCTGGGGCAGAAGCTGCCGCAGAAGGGGGACGTGGAGATGCTGTGCGGTGGTCCCCCGTGCCAGGGCTTCAGCGGCATGAACCGCTTCAACTCCCGCACCTACTCCAAGTTCAAGAACTCCCTGGTGGTCTCGTTCCTCAG CTACTGCGACTACTACAGACCACGGTTCTTCCTTCTGGAGAACGTCAGGAACTTTGTGTCCTTCAAGCGTTCCATGGTGCTAAAACTCACCTTGCGCTGCCTTGTCCGCATGGGTTACCAGTGCACCTTTGGGGTCCTACAG GCTGGCCAGTACGGCGTGGCCCAGACGCGGCGGAGAGCCATTGTCCTTGCCGCGGCTCCCGGCGAGAAGCTGCCCATGTTCCCCGAGCCTTTGCACGTGTTCGCGCCCCGTGCCTGTCAGCTGAGTGTTGTGGTGGACGACAAGAAGTTTGTTAGCAATATCACCCG GACGTATTCCGGCCCCTTCCGCACCATCACTGTGCGGGACACCATGTCCGACCTGCCGGAGGTCAGGAACGGTGCCTCCGCCTTGGAGATCTCCTACAACGGCGAGccccagtcctggttccagcggCAGATCCGGGGCTCTCAGTATCAGCCCATCCTCAGGGACCACATCTGCAAG GACATGAGTGCCCTGGTTGCAGCCCGGATGAGACACATCCCCTTGGCCCCCGGTTCCGATTGGCGTGACCTGCCCAACATCGAGGTGCGGCTGTCGGATGGCACGACCACGCGCAAGCTGCGGTACACGCACCACGAGAAGAAAAACGGCCGCAGCAGCTCCGGGGCGCTGCGGGGGGTCTGCTCCTGCGCCGAAG GCAAGCCTTGTGACCCCGCCGACCGGCAATTCAACACCCTCATCCCCTGGTGCCTGCCCCATACCGGCAACCGGCACAACCACTGGGCTGGGCTCTACGGGCGCCTGGAGTGGGACGGCTTCTTCAGCACCACCGTCACCAACCCTGAGCCCATGGGCAAGCAG GGGCGGGTGCTGCACCCCGAGCAGCACCGGGTGGTGAGTGTGAGGGAGTGCGCCCGCTCCCAGGGCTTCCCCGATACCTACCGCCTCTTCGGGAACATCCTCGACAAGCACAGACAG GTCGGTAACGCAGTGCCTCCTCCTCTAGCCAAAGCCATCGGGCTGGAGATCAAGTCGTGTGTGTTGGCGAAGCTGAGAGAAGACACGGCGG